In one window of Methanoculleus chikugoensis DNA:
- a CDS encoding universal stress protein — protein sequence MKVLDYIPVLHEAGTREVVLVHVIDSKEITLIASGGQGFLGTVPDRETEAQKELREEIQHRIIDTRRALERQGVKVTVRTPAGNPGEEIVAAADAEGASLIVIGSHGRSNIRDRLLGTVSEYVIKNAHQPVLVIKRKTVAGR from the coding sequence ATGAAAGTGCTGGACTATATCCCCGTGCTGCACGAGGCAGGAACCCGGGAGGTGGTTCTCGTCCACGTCATCGACTCAAAAGAGATCACGCTGATCGCTTCAGGGGGGCAGGGGTTCCTCGGAACCGTGCCCGACCGGGAGACCGAGGCGCAGAAAGAGTTGCGAGAAGAGATCCAGCACCGGATCATCGACACCCGCCGGGCGCTCGAGAGGCAGGGCGTGAAGGTGACCGTCCGGACGCCTGCCGGTAATCCGGGAGAGGAGATCGTGGCCGCGGCCGATGCGGAAGGAGCCTCGCTCATCGTCATCGGCTCCCACGGCCGGTCGAACATCCGCGACCGCCTGCTCGGGACGGTCTCGGAGTACGTGATCAAGAACGCCCACCAGCCGGTCCTGGTCATCAAACGGAAGACTGTTGCCGGGAGGTAG
- a CDS encoding PH domain-containing protein, translating to MPLITFRIGEPFKPVLQFRSYLYASLILAVVVFILPWLVPIVVFSPLPVALAVAVPVLAVIVFVAYWVPLYHESIVYRLTVTEVTWQRGVWFRQTGIVPYNRITNVDISQGPLMRFFSFSAVRVQTAGYSAQAQAEIVINGIADPRDLQEKIMNFVRTTGPVAATGGEPEGAPAADAVVEELRAIRRLLESRQER from the coding sequence ATGCCTCTCATCACCTTCCGCATAGGAGAACCGTTCAAACCGGTACTGCAGTTCCGGTCGTACCTTTACGCGTCCCTGATCCTGGCCGTCGTCGTCTTCATCCTGCCCTGGCTGGTTCCCATCGTCGTCTTCAGCCCGCTGCCCGTCGCTCTCGCCGTCGCCGTCCCGGTGCTCGCCGTCATCGTCTTCGTCGCCTACTGGGTGCCGCTCTACCATGAGAGCATCGTCTACCGGCTCACCGTCACCGAGGTGACCTGGCAGCGCGGGGTCTGGTTCCGGCAGACGGGGATCGTCCCCTACAACCGGATCACGAACGTCGATATCTCCCAGGGGCCCCTGATGCGGTTCTTCTCGTTCTCGGCGGTCAGGGTGCAGACGGCGGGCTACTCCGCCCAGGCGCAGGCGGAGATCGTCATTAACGGGATAGCGGACCCAAGGGATCTCCAGGAGAAGATCATGAACTTCGTGCGGACGACCGGGCCGGTCGCCGCGACCGGAGGGGAGCCCGAAGGGGCGCCGGCCGCCGATGCGGTGGTGGAGGAACTCCGGGCGATACGGCGGCTGCTCGAGAGCCGGCAGGAACGGTAG
- a CDS encoding GNAT family N-acetyltransferase, with product MEPTIRGYLDEDFPAVCALERENSPKGCKSEVFIRQAGVLFSDTFLVAECGGEVAGYTIGALVQHRQTTGWIVRLVVAERYRRRGFGESLVAAVVADLRERGAYEVYLSVAPENQAARALYARHGFLETDFFPAYFGEGGDRCILRRDLTGREDLICSG from the coding sequence ATGGAACCGACGATCAGGGGATACCTTGATGAGGATTTCCCGGCGGTCTGTGCCCTCGAGCGGGAGAACAGCCCGAAAGGGTGTAAGTCCGAGGTCTTTATCCGGCAGGCAGGCGTCCTCTTTTCCGATACCTTTCTGGTTGCGGAATGCGGCGGGGAGGTCGCCGGCTACACCATCGGCGCTCTCGTCCAGCACCGGCAGACAACGGGATGGATCGTCCGGCTGGTGGTGGCGGAACGGTACCGGCGCAGAGGGTTCGGGGAGAGCCTCGTTGCTGCCGTCGTCGCCGATCTTCGGGAGCGGGGAGCGTATGAGGTCTACCTCTCGGTCGCGCCGGAGAATCAGGCCGCCCGGGCGCTCTACGCGAGGCACGGCTTTCTGGAGACGGACTTCTTCCCGGCCTACTTCGGCGAGGGAGGTGATCGCTGTATCCTCCGAAGAGACCTCACCGGTCGGGAAGATTTAATCTGTTCCGGTTGA
- a CDS encoding nitrogenase component 1 has product MQEEQHTPCENPLWPCAMTGAVACLSGFEDIAVVVHGSSGCYFYPASLVGVPIHGTFLVENEVIFGTESRLAEVIRELVGRYARIAVVNTCVPAIMGEDIGDLAGDGQILVVDSPGFLGDLEAGYRRALDTIAPEVDPDAPGVNIDGICRTDPFCRGNALEARRLLSLAGVPVATTFCLDRYAATRRAAPFTIGANPDLASGVGTWRGSLLGLDAVRETFKRLLASIDGVDPRPVMDEVAWADARIRKACEKYLRRFDPPRVAIAGGEAYASFAADLLDRYLGAEIACVAARNGSSGNGVTHTTDFSVIREMILDAEPDLILGSSYEAAIAPGAAFVGLTLPLRDRVALSSPAVAGVEGALRLMEEVLNACINRNRAGRGDLFAPSR; this is encoded by the coding sequence ATGCAGGAAGAGCAGCATACACCGTGCGAGAATCCTCTCTGGCCCTGCGCGATGACCGGGGCGGTCGCCTGTCTCTCGGGATTCGAGGATATCGCCGTCGTCGTCCACGGTTCGAGCGGGTGCTACTTCTACCCCGCGTCGCTCGTCGGGGTTCCCATCCACGGGACGTTCCTCGTCGAGAACGAGGTCATCTTCGGCACGGAGTCCCGGCTCGCGGAGGTGATCCGGGAACTCGTTGGCCGCTACGCCCGGATAGCCGTGGTCAACACCTGCGTGCCCGCGATCATGGGTGAGGATATCGGCGACCTTGCCGGCGACGGGCAGATCCTCGTCGTCGACAGCCCCGGGTTCCTCGGCGACCTCGAGGCCGGCTACCGCCGTGCGCTCGATACGATCGCGCCGGAGGTTGACCCCGATGCTCCCGGCGTCAACATCGACGGCATCTGCCGCACCGACCCCTTCTGCCGGGGGAACGCCCTCGAGGCGCGGCGCCTGCTCAGCCTTGCAGGCGTTCCCGTCGCCACCACCTTCTGCCTCGACCGCTACGCCGCGACCCGCCGGGCGGCGCCGTTCACCATCGGGGCGAACCCGGATCTCGCGAGCGGCGTCGGGACGTGGCGCGGCTCGCTTCTCGGCCTCGATGCGGTCCGCGAAACCTTCAAACGGCTTCTCGCCTCGATCGACGGCGTGGATCCCCGCCCGGTCATGGATGAAGTCGCGTGGGCCGATGCCCGGATCAGGAAGGCCTGCGAGAAGTACCTCAGGAGGTTCGACCCGCCCCGCGTGGCGATCGCCGGCGGCGAGGCATACGCCTCGTTTGCCGCCGACCTCCTCGACCGGTATCTCGGTGCCGAGATCGCCTGCGTCGCCGCCCGGAACGGTTCCTCCGGTAACGGCGTCACCCATACGACCGACTTCTCGGTCATCCGCGAGATGATCCTTGACGCCGAACCCGACCTGATCCTCGGCTCCTCCTACGAGGCGGCGATCGCTCCCGGCGCCGCGTTCGTCGGGCTGACGCTGCCGCTCCGGGACAGGGTCGCTCTCTCCTCCCCCGCGGTCGCCGGTGTGGAAGGGGCGCTCCGGCTGATGGAAGAGGTGCTCAACGCCTGCATCAACCGGAACCGGGCAGGCCGCGGCGATCTCTTCGCGCCCTCCCGGTGA
- a CDS encoding isocitrate/isopropylmalate dehydrogenase family protein, protein MQHRVAAIGGDGIGPEIVAAGREVIDAAGERYGFDIAWTEFDIGAERYLETGELLTEEDIRELSKFSAIYFGAIGDDRVKPGILEKGILLAIRFHFDQFINLRPIKLLDGVATPLANKRPEDIDFVVVRENTEDFYVGIGSRFAGRHEQKTLEVVRDIYNVRFGLDVETDADELAYQIGVVTREGAERAIRYAFDLAVKREKKVTSVDKANVLSDVYGLWRDVFTDVAAGYPDVKTEFNFVDAVTMWFVKNPEWFDVVVTPNMFGDIITDLGAMIQGGLGLAPGGNINPKGTSMFEPIHGSAPKYRGQDVANPLATVWAGSMLLDHLGEHEGAAAVLRAIERSILDGYVTRDMGGARKTSEVGRHLASLVRTV, encoded by the coding sequence ATGCAACACAGAGTAGCCGCGATAGGCGGGGACGGGATCGGCCCGGAGATCGTCGCGGCAGGAAGAGAGGTCATCGACGCAGCGGGCGAGCGGTATGGATTCGATATCGCGTGGACTGAGTTCGATATCGGAGCGGAACGCTATCTTGAGACGGGCGAACTCCTGACCGAGGAGGATATCCGGGAACTCTCGAAGTTCTCTGCGATCTACTTCGGGGCCATCGGCGACGACCGGGTGAAGCCGGGGATCCTGGAGAAGGGCATCCTCCTTGCCATCCGGTTCCACTTCGACCAGTTCATCAACCTCCGGCCGATCAAACTCCTCGACGGCGTCGCGACGCCGCTCGCGAACAAGCGCCCGGAGGATATCGACTTCGTCGTCGTCCGGGAGAACACCGAGGACTTCTACGTCGGGATCGGCTCCCGGTTTGCCGGAAGACACGAGCAGAAGACCCTCGAGGTCGTCCGCGACATCTACAACGTCAGGTTCGGCCTCGACGTCGAGACCGATGCCGACGAACTCGCCTACCAGATCGGCGTCGTCACCCGGGAGGGTGCGGAGCGGGCGATCCGCTACGCCTTCGACCTCGCCGTAAAAAGAGAGAAGAAGGTCACGTCGGTCGACAAGGCAAACGTCCTCTCCGACGTCTACGGCCTCTGGCGCGACGTCTTCACGGACGTCGCCGCCGGATACCCGGACGTCAAGACGGAGTTCAACTTCGTCGACGCCGTCACGATGTGGTTCGTCAAGAACCCCGAGTGGTTCGACGTCGTCGTCACCCCGAACATGTTCGGCGACATCATCACCGATCTCGGCGCCATGATCCAGGGCGGGCTCGGGCTCGCCCCCGGCGGGAACATCAACCCGAAGGGCACCTCGATGTTCGAGCCGATCCACGGCTCCGCACCGAAGTACCGCGGTCAGGACGTCGCAAACCCGCTTGCGACCGTCTGGGCGGGCTCGATGCTCCTCGACCACCTCGGCGAGCACGAGGGCGCGGCGGCAGTCCTCCGGGCGATCGAGAGGAGTATCCTCGACGGATACGTCACCCGGGACATGGGCGGCGCGAGGAAGACGAGCGAGGTCGGGCGCCACCTCGCGTCGCTTGTCCGGACGGTGTAG
- a CDS encoding 3-isopropylmalate dehydratase small subunit codes for MRVWKFGDDIDTDAIIPGRFLTIYDPAELAKHAFEGTRDEFAKEVQEGDVVVAGSNFGCGSSREHAPLALLGAGVKVVVAKSFARIFYRNAVNTGLLPLVSAGAEGIRDGDTVTVDLAGGYIEANGRRLPIEPVPGFMKEIVDAGGLVAYAKGLDEVKTCNTE; via the coding sequence ATGCGAGTCTGGAAGTTCGGCGACGATATTGATACGGATGCAATCATCCCCGGCCGGTTCCTCACGATCTACGATCCGGCGGAACTCGCGAAGCACGCGTTCGAGGGAACGAGAGATGAGTTTGCGAAGGAGGTACAGGAGGGCGACGTCGTCGTCGCCGGGAGCAACTTCGGGTGCGGCTCCTCCCGCGAGCACGCGCCGCTCGCGCTCCTCGGCGCCGGGGTGAAGGTCGTGGTCGCGAAGTCCTTTGCGCGGATCTTCTACCGCAACGCCGTGAATACCGGGCTCCTGCCCCTGGTCTCTGCCGGGGCGGAGGGCATACGGGACGGCGATACCGTGACGGTGGATCTCGCCGGAGGCTACATCGAGGCGAACGGGAGACGGCTCCCCATCGAGCCGGTGCCCGGGTTCATGAAAGAGATCGTTGATGCCGGCGGGCTTGTGGCCTACGCGAAAGGCCTGGATGAGGTGAAGACATGCAACACAGAGTAG
- a CDS encoding 3-isopropylmalate dehydratase large subunit, whose protein sequence is MSATIAEKIFSQRCGRPVRAGEVVMAPVDAAMIHDITGPLAVRVFREMGGERVFDPERIIMLFDHQVPADSIPAAENHVFMRQFAEEQGIHNYDLLEGVCHQVVMEKGRAAPGEIIVGTDSHTCTYGAAGAFATGIGSTDMGFVLKFGALYFRVPESILVEVEGAFGKRVGAKDLILSLAGDIGADGATYMALEFTGRAMREMNMAGRMTCANMAIEMGAKAGIVAPDAATWDYVTARRDIKPFDLAGDADARYRERRHYDVTDLAPQVAVPHNVDNVVDVTKVAGTKVDQVFIGSCTNGRYEDLFEAAEVLGNADRFADGVRVIVIPASRTEYLKALRGGLIERFVEAGALVEAPCCGPCMGGAFGLLAPGEVSLSTSNRNFRGRQGSAQASVYLSSPATAAASALYGEITDPREV, encoded by the coding sequence ATGTCGGCGACTATCGCAGAAAAGATATTTTCGCAACGGTGCGGGAGACCCGTCCGTGCGGGAGAGGTAGTGATGGCACCCGTGGATGCAGCGATGATCCACGACATCACCGGCCCGCTTGCGGTCAGGGTCTTTCGCGAGATGGGTGGAGAACGCGTATTCGATCCTGAACGGATCATTATGCTCTTCGACCACCAGGTACCCGCCGACTCGATACCCGCCGCCGAGAACCACGTCTTCATGCGGCAGTTTGCTGAAGAGCAGGGGATCCACAACTACGATCTCCTCGAGGGCGTCTGCCACCAGGTCGTGATGGAGAAGGGGCGGGCGGCGCCGGGCGAGATCATCGTCGGCACCGACTCCCACACCTGCACCTACGGCGCGGCGGGGGCGTTTGCGACCGGGATCGGTTCGACCGATATGGGGTTCGTCCTGAAGTTCGGGGCGCTTTACTTCCGGGTGCCCGAGAGCATTCTGGTCGAGGTTGAGGGTGCGTTCGGCAAAAGAGTCGGGGCAAAAGACCTGATCCTCTCCCTTGCCGGCGACATCGGCGCCGACGGGGCGACCTACATGGCGCTCGAGTTCACCGGCCGGGCGATGCGCGAGATGAACATGGCGGGCCGGATGACCTGCGCGAACATGGCGATTGAGATGGGGGCAAAGGCGGGGATCGTGGCGCCCGATGCGGCCACCTGGGACTACGTCACCGCCCGGCGTGATATCAAGCCGTTCGACCTCGCGGGCGATGCGGACGCGAGGTATCGGGAGCGGCGGCACTACGACGTCACCGACCTCGCCCCGCAGGTCGCCGTCCCGCACAACGTCGACAACGTCGTGGACGTGACGAAGGTCGCCGGGACGAAGGTCGACCAGGTCTTCATCGGCTCCTGCACGAACGGCCGCTACGAAGACCTCTTCGAGGCGGCCGAGGTGCTCGGGAACGCCGACCGCTTCGCCGACGGCGTCCGGGTGATCGTCATCCCTGCCTCGCGGACGGAGTACCTCAAGGCCCTCCGCGGGGGGCTGATCGAGCGGTTCGTCGAGGCGGGCGCCCTTGTGGAAGCGCCCTGTTGCGGCCCCTGCATGGGCGGAGCATTCGGCCTCCTCGCCCCGGGTGAGGTCTCGCTCTCGACGTCGAACCGGAACTTCCGGGGGAGGCAGGGGAGCGCTCAGGCGTCGGTCTACCTCTCCTCGCCGGCGACGGCGGCGGCGAGCGCCCTCTACGGCGAGATCACCGACCCGAGGGAGGTGTGA
- the mutS gene encoding DNA mismatch repair protein MutS, translating into MTDGPTPAMRQYYSVKARYPDAVIFFRMGDFFETFGEDAGVVARELDITLTARGKDKNGDRMPLAGVPHHAVDGYIARLVAKGYKVVICDQVEDPKTAKGVVKREVTRVITPGTLIDSSMLGSAGAHYLMAVAPDRKDAFGLAFLDVSTGEFFVSSGSGGRDYAEIVSEVVRHRPSEAIVPESLADALPARLEALGVTVSRYRDDAFDIDAAYERLCGQFGTATLDGYGCAGMPGAIAAAGAALRYAQETQQSPLSHISGLSTRVPSGNMALDAITLRNLEITAGIRGEGDANTLLAALDATETSMGSRTMRSFLIAPLLGKDAIEARLDAVEWFFEHALERQALRATLGDFADIERIAGRIAYGNAGPRDLATLRESLEAIPDVKELFPADAPALVREALAAMSDHAHAVDLIGRAIVDDPPARAVAGGMIREGFNAKLDEFRHLATTGKDWIAEFQQQERERTGIKSLKVGYNRVFGYYIEVTRPNLSLVPPEYERRQTTANGERYTIPDLREKEAMIATAEERLTALEAEIYAELVRTLTAEVAGLQATARAVGLLDVYAALAEIAARYGYTRPVIEESGRIVIRDGRHPVVERHLPVPFVPNDTELDSAGDQIMIITGANMAGKSTYMRAVALCCIMAQMGSFVPARHATVGIVDRVFTRVGAFDDLASGQSTFMVEMLELANILNNATARSLVILDEIGRGTSTLDGCSIARAVVEFLHGKAVAGPRTLFATHFHDLVDLEGSLKRVKNFHFAVKDTGTDVVFLRKIIPGATDRSYGVHVAHLAGIPKKVTDRAMELLKEASTRELPAGVRAPRYTQMLLVDPGEGVVEENPAVRELKTMNPNEMTPIEALNTLCRLQRLANGERSER; encoded by the coding sequence ATGACCGACGGACCGACCCCGGCGATGCGACAGTATTACTCAGTGAAGGCCCGGTACCCCGATGCCGTCATCTTCTTCCGGATGGGGGACTTCTTCGAGACCTTCGGCGAGGACGCCGGCGTGGTGGCCCGGGAACTCGACATCACCCTGACGGCCCGGGGCAAGGATAAGAACGGCGACCGGATGCCGCTTGCGGGCGTCCCCCATCACGCCGTCGACGGTTACATCGCCCGCCTGGTAGCGAAGGGCTACAAGGTGGTGATCTGCGACCAGGTGGAGGATCCGAAGACCGCGAAGGGCGTGGTGAAGCGGGAGGTCACGAGAGTGATCACCCCCGGGACGCTGATCGACTCATCGATGCTCGGCTCAGCCGGCGCACACTACCTGATGGCGGTCGCCCCCGACCGGAAAGATGCCTTCGGCCTCGCGTTCCTGGACGTCTCTACCGGCGAGTTCTTCGTCTCCTCGGGGAGCGGCGGGCGAGACTACGCCGAGATCGTCTCGGAGGTCGTGAGGCACCGCCCCTCAGAGGCAATAGTTCCCGAAAGCCTCGCAGACGCGCTTCCCGCCCGGCTCGAAGCCCTCGGGGTGACGGTGAGCCGCTACCGCGACGACGCCTTCGATATTGACGCGGCGTACGAGCGGCTCTGCGGGCAGTTCGGGACGGCGACGCTCGACGGCTACGGGTGCGCGGGAATGCCGGGCGCGATCGCCGCCGCCGGAGCAGCGCTCCGCTACGCCCAGGAGACCCAGCAGTCGCCCCTCTCCCACATCTCGGGACTCTCGACGCGGGTTCCGTCGGGGAACATGGCGCTCGACGCGATCACCCTCAGAAACCTGGAGATCACCGCGGGCATCCGGGGCGAGGGCGACGCAAACACCCTTCTTGCCGCACTCGACGCCACGGAGACATCGATGGGGAGCCGGACGATGCGGTCGTTCCTGATCGCCCCCCTGCTCGGGAAGGATGCTATCGAGGCGCGGCTCGACGCGGTTGAGTGGTTCTTCGAGCACGCGCTCGAGAGACAGGCGCTTCGCGCGACTCTCGGCGACTTCGCCGATATCGAGCGGATAGCAGGGAGGATCGCCTACGGGAACGCCGGGCCGAGGGATCTCGCGACACTCCGGGAGTCGCTCGAAGCGATCCCGGACGTAAAGGAACTCTTCCCCGCCGATGCCCCGGCCCTGGTCCGCGAGGCCCTCGCCGCGATGAGCGACCACGCTCACGCCGTCGACCTCATCGGCCGGGCGATCGTCGACGACCCGCCGGCACGCGCGGTGGCCGGCGGGATGATCCGGGAGGGGTTCAATGCCAAGCTCGACGAGTTCCGGCACCTCGCGACGACCGGGAAAGACTGGATCGCGGAGTTCCAGCAGCAGGAACGGGAGAGAACCGGGATCAAGTCGCTCAAGGTAGGCTACAACCGGGTCTTTGGGTACTACATCGAGGTGACGAGACCGAACCTCTCCCTGGTGCCGCCGGAGTACGAGCGGCGGCAGACGACCGCGAACGGCGAACGCTACACGATACCCGACCTCCGGGAGAAGGAGGCGATGATCGCGACCGCCGAAGAGCGACTTACTGCCCTCGAAGCGGAGATCTACGCCGAACTCGTCCGGACGCTCACGGCGGAGGTCGCCGGCCTCCAGGCGACCGCACGGGCGGTGGGGCTCCTCGACGTCTATGCGGCGCTTGCCGAGATCGCCGCCCGCTACGGCTACACCCGCCCGGTGATCGAGGAGAGCGGCCGGATCGTCATCCGCGACGGCCGCCACCCGGTGGTGGAGCGGCACCTCCCGGTCCCGTTCGTCCCGAACGACACGGAACTCGACTCCGCCGGCGACCAGATCATGATCATCACCGGGGCGAACATGGCCGGCAAGTCCACCTACATGCGGGCGGTGGCGCTCTGCTGCATCATGGCCCAGATGGGGAGTTTCGTCCCGGCCCGGCATGCCACCGTCGGGATCGTCGACCGCGTCTTCACCCGGGTCGGGGCGTTCGACGACCTCGCCTCCGGACAGTCCACGTTCATGGTCGAGATGCTGGAACTTGCAAACATCTTAAACAACGCGACGGCGAGAAGCCTCGTCATCCTCGACGAGATCGGGCGGGGGACGAGCACGCTCGATGGGTGTTCGATTGCCCGGGCGGTGGTGGAGTTCCTGCACGGGAAGGCGGTCGCGGGGCCGAGGACGCTCTTTGCGACCCACTTCCACGACCTGGTCGATCTCGAAGGATCGCTCAAACGGGTGAAGAACTTCCACTTTGCGGTGAAGGATACCGGAACCGACGTTGTCTTCCTCCGTAAGATCATCCCCGGCGCGACCGACCGGAGCTACGGCGTCCACGTCGCACACCTTGCCGGGATCCCGAAGAAGGTGACCGACCGGGCGATGGAACTCCTGAAGGAGGCGTCGACCCGGGAGCTCCCGGCCGGGGTGCGGGCTCCCCGCTACACCCAGATGCTCCTCGTCGACCCCGGCGAGGGGGTCGTGGAGGAGAACCCGGCGGTCCGAGAACTCAAAACCATGAATCCCAATGAGATGACTCCTATCGAGGCGCTGAACACCCTCTGCAGGCTCCAGAGGCTCGCGAACGGGGAGAGGAGTGAGCGATGA
- the mutL gene encoding DNA mismatch repair endonuclease MutL, which yields MTKIRVLDPDTVNQIAAGEVVERPASVVKELLENAIDAGSTSILLDVSSDMAGITKIRVTDNGEGMSGEEAALAFHPHATSKIREIADLSAIRTLGFRGEALASIAAVAEVTLVTRPRGGGALAGTRIVVRGGEVVEESEVGAPEGTTVAVERLFYNTPARRKFLKSRNTELAHVYAVAESLALAHGEVAFRVVQNGKERMATQRSGGGLTTIAGLYGAELARSLVPVEGRLPFLRIGGYISRPSESRGNPSQISVSINGRSISSRQIAAAVREGYGTLLPKDRYPVAFLELSIDTGLVDVNVHPTKREVRLSREREITGAIAAAVEEALTKHDLTRETPDEPVQQQIVPGGAEPVPSPPPVAESGASYTAGHRSFTLSDRQLRRTETEGGENLLPAMEPIGQVAATYIVAEGSDGTLYLIDQHAAHERILYDQVSEQRDRAAGSQELITPVVVSLPPKESAALRDAIPLLADGGFVVEEFGRDTFAVRAVPAALGAAEDPGTIREAIADLLADESRTAPDRREAVTCIVACRGAVKAGAILTPEQQKRLLMQLARTKTPWACPHGRPTVVAFDRRKLDGMFRRG from the coding sequence ATGACGAAGATCCGCGTCCTCGACCCCGACACCGTGAACCAGATCGCCGCCGGCGAGGTCGTGGAGCGGCCGGCATCGGTGGTGAAGGAACTCCTGGAGAACGCGATCGACGCGGGGTCGACGAGCATCCTCCTCGACGTCTCCTCGGACATGGCGGGGATCACGAAGATCCGGGTGACCGACAACGGGGAGGGCATGAGCGGGGAGGAGGCGGCCCTCGCGTTTCACCCCCACGCAACGAGCAAGATCCGGGAGATCGCCGACCTCTCCGCCATCCGCACCCTCGGGTTCCGGGGGGAGGCGCTCGCGAGCATCGCCGCCGTCGCGGAGGTGACCCTGGTCACCCGTCCACGGGGAGGGGGAGCGCTCGCCGGGACGCGGATCGTCGTCAGGGGCGGCGAGGTTGTGGAGGAAAGCGAGGTGGGAGCACCGGAGGGGACGACAGTCGCGGTGGAACGCCTTTTCTACAACACCCCCGCCCGTCGGAAGTTCCTCAAAAGCAGGAACACCGAGCTCGCCCACGTCTACGCGGTCGCAGAAAGTCTCGCCCTTGCCCACGGCGAGGTCGCCTTCCGGGTGGTGCAGAACGGCAAGGAGCGGATGGCGACCCAGCGATCGGGAGGGGGCTTAACCACCATCGCGGGGCTTTACGGCGCCGAACTCGCCAGGTCGCTCGTCCCGGTCGAGGGAAGGCTCCCGTTCCTCCGTATCGGCGGCTACATCTCCCGGCCGTCGGAGAGCCGGGGGAACCCCTCGCAGATCTCCGTCAGCATCAACGGGAGAAGCATCTCCTCCCGGCAGATCGCCGCCGCCGTCCGGGAGGGCTACGGCACCCTCCTCCCGAAAGACCGCTACCCGGTGGCATTCCTCGAACTCTCGATCGACACCGGTCTCGTGGACGTCAACGTCCACCCGACCAAACGGGAGGTCCGCCTCTCCCGGGAGCGGGAGATCACGGGGGCGATTGCGGCCGCAGTGGAAGAGGCACTTACAAAGCACGACCTCACACGCGAAACCCCGGACGAGCCGGTTCAGCAGCAGATCGTACCCGGGGGGGCCGAACCGGTGCCGTCACCGCCGCCGGTCGCCGAGTCCGGGGCATCCTACACGGCCGGCCACCGAAGCTTCACCCTCTCTGACAGGCAGCTCCGCCGGACGGAGACGGAAGGCGGAGAGAACCTCCTCCCCGCGATGGAGCCGATCGGACAGGTGGCCGCGACCTACATCGTGGCGGAGGGGAGCGACGGCACCCTCTACCTCATCGACCAGCATGCGGCCCACGAGCGGATCCTCTACGACCAGGTCTCGGAGCAGCGCGACAGGGCGGCCGGGTCGCAGGAACTGATCACGCCCGTCGTCGTCTCGCTCCCCCCGAAGGAGTCCGCTGCGCTCCGTGATGCGATCCCTCTCCTCGCAGACGGCGGGTTCGTCGTGGAGGAGTTCGGACGGGACACCTTCGCCGTCCGTGCAGTGCCGGCCGCCCTCGGCGCGGCCGAAGACCCCGGGACGATCCGGGAGGCGATCGCCGACCTCCTCGCCGACGAGTCACGAACCGCCCCTGACCGGCGTGAGGCGGTCACCTGCATCGTCGCCTGCCGTGGGGCGGTGAAGGCCGGCGCCATCCTCACGCCCGAGCAGCAGAAGCGTCTCCTCATGCAACTCGCCCGGACGAAGACCCCCTGGGCATGCCCCCACGGGAGGCCGACGGTCGTGGCGTTCGACAGACGCAAACTCGACGGGATGTTCAGGCGGGGATGA
- a CDS encoding PsbP-related protein — translation MRTERLLIAGVFVVALVVVLAVLLPGLSAPQPPDPGPTQPPTPAPTPTPAPVPGNGTYVNATYGYAVTCPEGWFYTESGESVWFSSPDKHEEVRVNTNPLSTQGDVENVLEALNATYAENLKTDIGAEWVSTEEISLDGVPAYESVFSVPIVDEDRYTFVIRYGVNDGVIYSVMHTVFPPEYDVYNVDAAPTAESFRFL, via the coding sequence ATGAGAACAGAGAGACTGCTGATCGCCGGGGTCTTCGTGGTTGCCCTCGTCGTTGTCCTGGCGGTTCTGCTGCCGGGGCTCTCCGCGCCGCAACCGCCCGACCCCGGCCCGACCCAACCGCCTACCCCGGCTCCGACCCCGACCCCGGCACCCGTTCCCGGGAACGGCACCTACGTCAACGCCACCTACGGGTATGCCGTCACCTGCCCGGAGGGGTGGTTCTACACCGAATCCGGCGAGAGCGTCTGGTTCTCCTCGCCGGATAAGCACGAGGAGGTTCGCGTGAACACGAACCCGCTTTCGACTCAAGGGGACGTCGAGAACGTTCTCGAAGCGCTGAACGCGACCTACGCCGAGAATCTCAAGACCGATATCGGTGCCGAATGGGTCTCGACGGAGGAGATCTCCCTTGACGGCGTTCCGGCGTACGAGTCGGTCTTCTCCGTCCCCATCGTCGATGAGGACCGGTATACCTTCGTCATCCGTTACGGCGTCAACGACGGCGTCATCTACTCGGTCATGCACACGGTCTTCCCCCCCGAGTACGATGTTTACAACGTCGACGCGGCTCCGACGGCGGAGTCGTTCCGTTTCCTCTAA